One part of the Arabidopsis thaliana chromosome 1 sequence genome encodes these proteins:
- a CDS encoding RING/U-box superfamily protein (RING/U-box superfamily protein; FUNCTIONS IN: zinc ion binding; INVOLVED IN: response to chitin; EXPRESSED IN: 22 plant structures; EXPRESSED DURING: 13 growth stages; CONTAINS InterPro DOMAIN/s: Zinc finger, RING-type (InterPro:IPR001841), Zinc finger, C3HC4 RING-type (InterPro:IPR018957); BEST Arabidopsis thaliana protein match is: RING/U-box superfamily protein (TAIR:AT1G76410.1); Has 9063 Blast hits to 9039 proteins in 277 species: Archae - 0; Bacteria - 0; Metazoa - 2341; Fungi - 637; Plants - 4964; Viruses - 26; Other Eukaryotes - 1095 (source: NCBI BLink).), with amino-acid sequence MARLLFRLLVESNTPSPAIDNSTAALNSDLVVILAALLCALICVLGLIAVSRCVWLRRLAAGNRTVSGSQTQSPQPPVAAANKGLKKKVLQSLPKLTFSPESPESEKFAECAICLAEFSAGDELRVLPQCGHGFHVACIDTWLGSHSSCPSCRQILVVARCHKCGGLPGSSSSGLESEPEIEIRIKQGEDDPNSFLP; translated from the coding sequence ATGGCTCGCCTTCTCTTTCGTCTTCTCGTAGAATCCAACACTCCGTCTCCGGCGATTGATAACTCCACCGCCGCGTTGAATTCTGATCTCGTCGTCATCCTCGCTGCTCTCCTCTGCGCCTTGATTTGCGTTCTCGGCTTAATCGCCGTTTCTCGATGTGTCTGGCTCCGTCGTCTCGCAGCCGGAAACAGAACAGTCTCCGGATCTCAAACTCAATCTCCTCAACCTCCGGTGGCAGCGGCGAACAAAGGCCTGAAGAAGAAAGTCCTTCAATCTCTCCCGAAGCTTACGTTCTCGCCAGAGTCACCTGAGTCGGAGAAATTCGCAGAGTGCGCGATCTGTCTAGCTGAATTCTCTGCCGGCGACGAGCTCCGAGTTTTACCGCAGTGTGGTCACGGGTTCCACGTGGCTTGCATTGACACGTGGCTAGGATCTCACTCGTCTTGCCCTTCTTGCCGTCAGATCTTGGTTGTTGCCAGGTGTCACAAGTGTGGAGGTTTACCCGGTAGCTCTAGCTCCGGACTTGAATCCGAACCCGAAATCGAGATCCGAATCAAGCAAGGCGAAGATGACCCCAACTCCTTCTTGCCATAA